From a region of the Pseudanabaena sp. ABRG5-3 genome:
- a CDS encoding ABC transporter substrate-binding protein, translated as MANNKKELVVLGITLAIFGGLAGGGFLFFGQGKINPNASSSISNANFDLTTRKSEGERLLITAESNADKEAAIAAIAKKDYATATAKFEASLSKQRNDPEALIYLNNAKIGDRPSLKVAVSVPIGGNLNVAKEILRGVAQAQTEVNNQGGINGMPLKIAIVNDDNKAEIGVKVAQALVQDQSILAVIGHNSSEVSIATVPTYQAGGLVMMSSTSTAKELSGMGSYIFRTVPNVRFQADSLSHYTVKKLNKKNIGICFNSEAKASQSLKEEFTAAIFTDGAKVSRINCDVASPSFSADKVVEDMLSDRVDALLLSPGVEKIEKGTEIAIIARNRLLLLGDSTLYTFKTLQLGQSAIADMVLTVPWHPEFLANNPFSANAVKLWGGDVNWRSATSYDATLAIIGGLKKSANREGLQQALSNPSFELDGAAGKITFQPSGDRANASILVKVSKGDRSGVGYDFVPLR; from the coding sequence ATGGCAAACAATAAGAAAGAACTAGTGGTTTTGGGTATAACTTTAGCCATCTTTGGCGGACTAGCTGGCGGCGGTTTTTTATTTTTTGGTCAAGGTAAAATCAACCCTAATGCCTCTTCGTCAATTAGTAATGCTAACTTTGACTTGACTACACGTAAAAGTGAAGGCGAAAGATTGCTGATTACTGCTGAGTCCAATGCTGACAAGGAGGCGGCGATCGCTGCCATTGCTAAAAAGGACTATGCCACCGCCACAGCTAAATTTGAAGCCTCACTTAGCAAACAAAGAAACGATCCTGAAGCCTTAATTTATTTGAATAATGCCAAAATCGGCGATCGCCCATCTTTAAAAGTTGCCGTGAGTGTACCTATTGGTGGCAACCTGAATGTCGCGAAGGAAATTTTACGGGGAGTTGCCCAAGCGCAAACGGAGGTGAATAATCAGGGGGGCATTAATGGAATGCCGCTTAAAATTGCGATCGTTAATGATGATAATAAAGCTGAAATTGGCGTAAAAGTAGCGCAGGCTCTAGTCCAAGACCAATCTATCCTTGCTGTCATCGGACATAACTCTAGCGAAGTTTCCATTGCGACCGTGCCGACCTATCAAGCGGGAGGACTAGTAATGATGTCTTCTACGAGTACCGCCAAAGAACTCTCAGGCATGGGTAGCTATATTTTTCGGACAGTACCTAATGTCAGATTTCAAGCCGATTCGCTATCGCATTACACAGTCAAGAAACTCAATAAGAAAAATATTGGCATTTGCTTTAATTCAGAAGCCAAAGCTAGTCAATCGCTCAAGGAGGAATTTACGGCTGCCATATTTACGGATGGAGCCAAAGTTAGTCGCATCAATTGCGATGTCGCTAGTCCAAGCTTTAGCGCTGATAAGGTAGTTGAGGATATGTTGAGCGATCGCGTTGATGCGCTGTTGTTATCCCCTGGGGTAGAAAAGATCGAAAAGGGGACAGAAATCGCCATTATTGCCAGAAATCGTCTGTTATTGCTAGGTGACTCTACTTTGTATACTTTCAAAACTTTGCAGCTAGGGCAAAGTGCGATCGCTGACATGGTGTTAACCGTGCCTTGGCATCCTGAATTTCTAGCGAATAATCCCTTTTCCGCTAATGCCGTGAAGCTATGGGGTGGTGATGTTAACTGGCGGTCAGCAACGAGCTACGATGCGACCTTAGCAATTATCGGCGGATTGAAAAAAAGTGCTAATCGGGAAGGGTTACAGCAGGCTCTATCCAATCCCAGCTTTGAGCTTGATGGCGCAGCAGGTAAAATCACTTTTCAACCATCAGGCGATCGGGCAAATGCTTCGATTTTGGTCAAAGTTAGCAAAGGCGATCGCTCAGGGGTTGGCTATGACTTTGTACCATTGCGCTAA
- a CDS encoding Uma2 family endonuclease — MTIALKAYPNEQIGNIATDIASNVIANVVLSNISWQTYQAMLADIGDRSSVRLVYDRGVLEIRMPSDFHEAINRLLARIVGVLAEELDLPLKEFGSVTLNRSDIQKGAEPDSSFYIQNADRISGNRIDISVDPPPDLIIEVDITNSSARSLAVYQQLGIPEIWRYTKDNVKILQLQDGNYLECEFSAIFVMMSGEILGNFLQMSLTENSTSIVRAVRKWLAETYMNRKI; from the coding sequence ATGACGATCGCTCTCAAAGCTTATCCAAACGAACAAATTGGCAATATTGCAACAGACATTGCTAGCAATGTTATTGCCAATGTTGTGTTGTCAAATATTAGCTGGCAAACTTATCAAGCAATGCTTGCTGATATTGGCGATCGCAGTTCCGTTCGTTTAGTTTATGACCGAGGAGTTTTAGAAATTAGAATGCCGTCAGATTTTCATGAGGCAATTAATCGCTTATTAGCCCGCATAGTTGGAGTTTTAGCGGAGGAGCTAGATTTACCATTAAAAGAATTTGGCTCAGTCACACTAAATCGGAGTGACATCCAAAAAGGAGCAGAGCCAGACTCTAGCTTTTACATTCAAAACGCCGATCGCATAAGCGGTAATAGGATTGATATTTCTGTAGATCCGCCACCAGACTTGATTATCGAAGTTGACATTACTAATTCCAGTGCGCGGAGCTTGGCAGTTTATCAGCAACTAGGAATTCCAGAAATATGGCGCTACACCAAAGACAATGTAAAAATCTTGCAATTACAAGATGGTAACTACCTTGAATGTGAATTTAGTGCAATTTTCGTGATGATGTCTGGGGAAATACTTGGAAATTTTCTCCAGATGTCATTAACGGAAAATAGCACTAGTATTGTTCGTGCTGTCCGCAAATGGCTGGCTGAAACATATATGAATAGAAAAATTTAA
- the fabF gene encoding beta-ketoacyl-ACP synthase II: MQNPQPLSRVVVTGLGAITPIGNTVEEYWQGLVDGKNGITEITRFDTTDHECRVGGEVKDFDPLTYIPAKEARRMDRFAQFGVSASIQALRDANLEITPVNAAQIGVLLGTGIGGLQVLEDQHEIIRTKGPSRCSPFMIPMMIGNMAAGLTAIHTGAQGPNSCTVTACAAGSNAIGDAFRLVQSGFAQAMICGGTEAAITPLGFAGFASARAMSRRNDDPAHASRPFDKDRDGFVMGEGAGILILENLEHALARGAKIYAEIVGYGCTCDAYHMTSPSPDGEGAIRAMSLALKDGDVTPEMVDYINAHGTSTAANDKTETKAIKQVLGDHAYKVAVSSTKSMTGHLLGGSGGIEAVATVLAVKNDIAPPTMNLENPDPECDLDYVPNKSRPMTINVATSNSFGFGGHNVTLVFKKYQA; this comes from the coding sequence ATGCAAAACCCTCAGCCCCTCTCTCGCGTCGTTGTCACTGGACTAGGTGCAATCACACCGATCGGTAACACGGTCGAAGAATATTGGCAAGGTCTGGTCGATGGCAAAAACGGGATTACAGAAATTACTCGCTTCGATACAACTGATCATGAATGTCGTGTGGGCGGCGAAGTTAAGGATTTTGATCCACTGACTTATATCCCTGCCAAAGAAGCAAGACGGATGGATCGCTTTGCTCAATTTGGTGTAAGTGCCAGTATTCAAGCATTGCGCGATGCTAATCTCGAAATTACGCCAGTCAATGCTGCTCAAATCGGTGTGTTGCTAGGTACTGGGATTGGTGGCTTGCAAGTACTCGAAGATCAGCATGAAATTATCCGCACCAAAGGACCTTCTCGCTGTAGCCCATTTATGATTCCGATGATGATCGGCAATATGGCAGCAGGTTTGACAGCAATTCATACGGGTGCACAGGGACCGAACTCCTGCACTGTAACTGCTTGTGCGGCAGGCTCTAATGCGATCGGCGACGCATTTCGTTTGGTACAAAGTGGTTTTGCTCAAGCCATGATTTGCGGTGGTACAGAGGCGGCGATTACCCCTCTAGGCTTTGCAGGTTTTGCCTCTGCTAGAGCTATGTCGCGTCGTAATGATGACCCTGCCCATGCATCACGTCCCTTTGATAAGGATCGCGATGGCTTTGTGATGGGTGAAGGCGCAGGTATTTTAATCCTTGAAAATCTCGAACATGCTCTAGCGCGTGGAGCAAAAATCTATGCCGAGATCGTTGGCTATGGCTGCACTTGCGATGCCTATCACATGACTTCCCCTTCCCCCGATGGCGAGGGAGCCATCCGTGCGATGTCGCTTGCCCTCAAGGATGGTGATGTCACTCCTGAGATGGTGGACTATATCAATGCTCACGGGACAAGTACTGCCGCAAATGATAAGACGGAAACAAAGGCAATTAAGCAAGTTTTGGGCGATCATGCTTATAAGGTTGCGGTTAGTTCTACTAAGTCAATGACAGGTCACTTGCTCGGCGGCTCGGGTGGTATCGAGGCAGTGGCGACTGTTTTAGCCGTGAAGAATGACATTGCGCCGCCAACCATGAACTTAGAAAATCCTGATCCTGAATGCGATCTCGATTATGTACCTAACAAGTCCCGTCCGATGACAATCAATGTAGCGACTTCTAACTCCTTTGGCTTCGGCGGTCATAACGTCACTTTGGTTTTTAAAAAATACCAAGCATAA
- the acpP gene encoding acyl carrier protein: MSSTFEQVQEIVASQLGVDKAEVKPEASFANDLGADSLDTVELVMALEEKFGVEIPDEDAEKIATVKDAVDYIDSKQAA; this comes from the coding sequence ATGAGTAGTACCTTTGAGCAAGTTCAAGAGATCGTTGCATCCCAATTAGGCGTTGATAAAGCCGAAGTTAAGCCTGAAGCTAGCTTTGCGAACGACCTTGGAGCTGACTCTCTCGATACTGTCGAACTAGTTATGGCTCTGGAAGAAAAATTCGGCGTTGAAATCCCCGACGAAGACGCAGAAAAAATCGCCACCGTTAAAGACGCTGTTGATTACATTGACAGCAAGCAAGCTGCTTAA
- a CDS encoding acyl-CoA thioesterase — protein MGTTIQKQPFEIEIHLPVRTYDIDFAGIVNNIVYIRWLEDLRLEMLSLHFPLGEQIKNGIMPVIVQTKIDYKHPIKISDLPIGKMWMQSMEALRWHVSAVISVNGKTAALGEQVGVFVNLQSKKPVRMPAELRHKYQLQH, from the coding sequence ATGGGTACAACAATTCAAAAACAGCCCTTTGAGATCGAGATTCACTTGCCAGTTAGAACTTACGACATTGACTTTGCAGGTATCGTCAATAACATTGTCTATATTCGCTGGTTAGAAGATCTACGTTTAGAGATGTTATCCCTGCATTTTCCATTGGGAGAACAAATTAAAAATGGAATTATGCCCGTCATTGTGCAAACAAAAATTGACTACAAGCATCCCATCAAAATTTCTGATCTACCCATTGGCAAAATGTGGATGCAATCAATGGAAGCGTTGCGCTGGCATGTTAGTGCAGTAATTTCCGTGAATGGGAAAACAGCAGCTTTAGGGGAGCAAGTTGGCGTTTTTGTTAATTTGCAAAGCAAAAAACCAGTGCGTATGCCAGCAGAGCTGAGACATAAATATCAACTACAACACTAA
- a CDS encoding winged helix-turn-helix transcriptional regulator produces MSQPRRSPCPVSCTLDLIGDRWTLLVIRDMMFFGKQRFEEFLESPEGISTNILANRLKLLEDLGLVAKQPYSNHSRRMNYHLTDQGKSLRPVLKVIIAWGLKHIPDTQIPLDRPSDADISASLAVEAIYNK; encoded by the coding sequence ATGTCCCAACCAAGACGATCTCCTTGCCCTGTCTCCTGTACTCTGGATTTGATTGGCGATCGCTGGACGTTACTTGTCATCAGAGACATGATGTTCTTCGGAAAGCAACGTTTTGAGGAGTTTCTAGAGTCTCCTGAAGGTATCTCTACGAATATCTTGGCAAACCGACTTAAATTACTTGAGGATTTAGGTTTGGTAGCCAAACAACCTTACAGTAATCACTCCCGCCGCATGAATTATCACCTCACCGATCAAGGAAAAAGCCTACGTCCTGTTTTAAAAGTAATAATTGCTTGGGGATTGAAGCATATTCCTGACACACAGATTCCGCTTGATCGTCCGTCAGATGCTGATATCTCAGCGAGTCTCGCGGTAGAGGCAATTTACAATAAGTAA
- a CDS encoding glutaminase — translation MVENYLQNLLNLAQKESSKGKLPSYIPLLAQVDPQAIAIAICQINSSGQLDMASAGDPSLTFPLMSVIKPFLLLYLLETQNIDEVFGLVDRQATSAAFNAIPEGKPANPMINSGAIAISSQLPSCENLQIWLNQKSGANLRLDQEMLDSVRSVANRRNLAIASQLKSLGIITNPNHALKVYEEICCLRGNVQDLAKIGTLLVNTNKSPNVEIVLKIMTQCGMYGASAEFAQDIGLPSKSSVSGALLSIIPNRAVIACYSPALDAIGNSVAGISLLRNIKPYLL, via the coding sequence ATGGTCGAAAATTATCTTCAAAACCTGTTAAATTTGGCACAAAAAGAGAGCAGTAAAGGAAAACTACCAAGCTATATTCCTCTGCTAGCTCAAGTTGATCCGCAAGCGATCGCGATCGCCATTTGCCAAATAAATAGCTCTGGACAGTTAGATATGGCTTCGGCAGGTGATCCATCACTGACTTTTCCGTTGATGAGTGTGATTAAGCCATTTTTATTGTTGTATTTGTTAGAGACACAAAATATTGATGAAGTTTTTGGTTTGGTCGATCGCCAAGCAACATCGGCAGCATTTAACGCAATTCCTGAAGGAAAACCTGCAAATCCGATGATTAATAGTGGCGCGATCGCCATTTCCTCACAATTACCATCCTGCGAAAATTTGCAAATTTGGCTCAATCAAAAATCTGGGGCAAATCTTCGTCTTGATCAAGAAATGCTAGATTCTGTGCGCTCAGTTGCTAATCGTCGCAATTTAGCGATCGCCTCTCAATTGAAATCTTTAGGGATAATTACCAATCCGAACCATGCTCTTAAGGTTTATGAAGAAATTTGTTGCTTGCGGGGTAATGTGCAAGATCTGGCAAAAATTGGGACTCTGCTTGTAAATACAAATAAATCACCAAATGTTGAGATCGTATTAAAAATTATGACCCAGTGCGGCATGTATGGGGCTTCTGCCGAATTTGCTCAAGATATTGGTTTGCCCTCAAAATCAAGTGTCAGTGGTGCTTTACTATCAATAATTCCTAATCGAGCTGTGATCGCTTGTTATAGTCCCGCCCTTGATGCGATCGGCAACTCAGTTGCAGGTATATCTTTGCTAAGAAACATCAAACCTTACTTATTGTAA
- a CDS encoding iron uptake porin → MFKVKSSIVSTAGCLSFLATLSMFPSLAHSETSTTSFTNSDPYKAIQLDSEPQTTAQNVTSVSQLSDVKPTDWAFTALQSLVERYGCIAGYPDRTFRGKQATSRYEFAAGLNACLDKINEIISAGLADKVSKEDLATLQKLQEEFAAELATLRGRVDALETKTAQLEAQQFSTTTKLTGEVIVSATAGTGGPNNANSNVTLSNRTRLVLNTSFTGKDLLRTRLETSNNLVAASSTTAGSLANLLGTNTVRIGPGAAVTDNSFALSLLDYKFPIFDNKVNLYIAPVSFPDEFFTVLSPVASNGQGSISRFGRFDPLMRIAGTSSLVAFDWSITDKVRLQAGYGASSPSSPSPGGSGGLFGGSTIALVQLLFKPADNLDTSITYANTYHQANSLGTGLVGATTPPNTESINVAGYTSSIRANSLAGNLAWKITPKFTFHTWGTVIFADAVNASASTTFTSWITGLTLNDLFSEGSAGSILFGQPINRTSVSGAATLGTVNSTPYHLEIFYRYRVSKNISITPGVFWVFNPEGVSTNPTATVGVIRTTFSF, encoded by the coding sequence ATGTTTAAGGTTAAGAGTTCTATTGTTAGTACTGCTGGTTGTTTATCATTTTTAGCAACTCTATCAATGTTTCCCAGTCTGGCACATTCGGAAACAAGTACAACATCTTTCACAAATAGCGATCCTTACAAGGCTATTCAATTAGATTCTGAACCCCAAACAACAGCACAAAACGTTACCTCTGTATCCCAACTCAGCGATGTCAAGCCAACGGATTGGGCTTTTACTGCTTTACAGTCTTTAGTGGAACGTTATGGCTGCATTGCTGGATATCCTGATCGCACCTTTCGCGGCAAGCAAGCCACCAGTCGTTACGAATTCGCCGCAGGCTTGAATGCTTGTCTTGACAAAATTAATGAAATCATTTCCGCAGGGCTAGCGGACAAAGTTAGCAAAGAAGATCTTGCTACTCTCCAAAAACTACAGGAAGAATTTGCTGCCGAACTTGCCACCCTGCGCGGTCGGGTTGATGCCCTCGAGACCAAAACTGCTCAGCTAGAGGCACAACAATTCTCCACTACCACCAAACTTACTGGAGAGGTTATTGTCTCGGCAACAGCAGGTACGGGTGGTCCCAATAATGCTAACTCTAATGTTACCCTGAGCAATCGTACTCGTCTGGTTCTCAATACTAGCTTTACAGGTAAAGACTTGCTCAGAACTCGCCTAGAGACTAGCAATAACCTTGTTGCTGCTAGCAGTACAACTGCTGGTAGTCTCGCTAATCTTCTAGGAACGAACACTGTTCGTATTGGTCCTGGGGCAGCAGTCACAGACAATTCGTTTGCTCTTAGCCTTCTTGATTACAAGTTCCCCATCTTTGACAATAAAGTTAATCTCTATATTGCTCCTGTCAGTTTCCCTGATGAATTCTTCACAGTTCTTTCTCCTGTAGCAAGTAACGGGCAAGGTTCCATCTCTAGGTTTGGACGTTTCGATCCATTGATGCGGATTGCGGGTACATCTTCTTTAGTTGCATTTGATTGGTCAATTACAGATAAAGTCAGACTCCAAGCAGGTTACGGTGCATCCTCTCCCTCTAGTCCTTCCCCCGGAGGATCAGGTGGATTGTTTGGTGGTTCAACGATCGCTCTTGTGCAGCTTTTGTTTAAACCTGCCGATAATCTAGATACTTCAATCACCTATGCTAATACCTATCATCAAGCTAACTCTCTAGGAACAGGTTTAGTTGGGGCAACAACTCCACCTAATACTGAGTCTATCAATGTTGCTGGGTACACTTCTTCTATTCGTGCTAACTCGCTCGCAGGTAATTTGGCTTGGAAAATCACTCCAAAGTTTACGTTCCATACTTGGGGAACTGTGATTTTTGCTGATGCAGTAAACGCTTCTGCTTCTACAACCTTTACTAGTTGGATTACAGGCTTGACTCTCAATGATCTATTTAGCGAGGGAAGTGCAGGTAGCATTCTCTTTGGTCAGCCTATTAATCGTACATCTGTAAGTGGTGCAGCAACTTTAGGCACAGTCAATTCCACTCCCTACCATTTAGAAATTTTCTATCGCTATCGTGTTAGCAAAAATATCAGCATCACCCCTGGAGTCTTCTGGGTGTTTAATCCTGAAGGTGTAAGTACTAACCCCACTGCAACTGTTGGTGTGATTCGGACAACCTTTAGTTTCTAG
- a CDS encoding cupin domain-containing protein — MTAIATQDKDLASVMKNDGVAKANTHGSINRIFNRLEDIKKEMGEPSWSVRLIYTDMMSAVMICQKPGESNRTHYHANEDEWWVIMEGELEWDVEGHGCYRAQKDDIIFVPRQVIHNIRVIGDQPSIRLAIGKPDVNHIFVEDHVFTKS, encoded by the coding sequence ATGACTGCGATCGCTACACAAGACAAAGACCTCGCAAGTGTGATGAAAAACGATGGAGTTGCCAAGGCTAATACCCACGGCAGTATAAATCGGATTTTCAATCGTCTAGAAGATATCAAAAAAGAGATGGGTGAACCATCTTGGTCGGTGCGTCTCATTTACACCGATATGATGAGTGCTGTGATGATTTGCCAAAAGCCTGGGGAAAGCAATCGCACTCACTATCATGCCAATGAAGATGAATGGTGGGTAATCATGGAAGGTGAACTAGAGTGGGATGTGGAGGGGCATGGCTGCTACCGCGCCCAAAAAGATGACATTATTTTTGTGCCACGTCAAGTAATTCATAATATTCGTGTTATTGGTGATCAGCCCTCAATTCGTTTGGCGATCGGTAAGCCTGATGTCAATCATATTTTTGTTGAAGATCACGTTTTTACTAAGAGCTAG
- a CDS encoding SDR family NAD(P)-dependent oxidoreductase — MTKPHEFPHDFHEKVAIITGASSGIGQAVAETIASYGAHTVFISRSGADAIVSELNAAGKSSLSLHCDVADESQVKQAIATVFAKYGRIDILINNAAINQIAKIEDISLEDWNRVIATNLTSQFLCCKHVVPIMKQQRSGNIINVSSIAGHFRSKISGIHYVTSKAGVIGFTRQLAYELASFQINVNAICPSQTYTPMLAATLPPEAEQKLIDSIPLGRIASMEEQVNVILFLASPLSSYMTGAIVDVNGGQL, encoded by the coding sequence ATGACCAAGCCCCATGAATTTCCCCATGATTTCCACGAAAAGGTTGCAATTATCACTGGTGCAAGTAGTGGAATTGGTCAGGCTGTAGCTGAAACGATCGCAAGTTATGGCGCACATACTGTGTTCATCTCCCGTAGTGGAGCAGATGCGATCGTTTCAGAACTCAATGCAGCAGGTAAATCATCTCTATCTCTCCATTGTGATGTTGCCGATGAGTCACAAGTCAAACAAGCGATCGCTACAGTCTTTGCCAAATATGGGCGGATTGACATTTTAATCAATAACGCAGCAATCAATCAGATTGCCAAGATTGAAGATATTTCCCTTGAAGATTGGAATAGAGTCATAGCGACTAATCTCACAAGCCAATTTCTCTGTTGCAAACATGTAGTACCAATCATGAAACAACAACGAAGTGGCAACATCATCAATGTTTCTTCGATCGCAGGCCATTTTAGAAGCAAGATCTCAGGAATTCATTACGTTACCTCAAAAGCAGGTGTAATTGGTTTCACTAGACAACTTGCCTACGAGCTAGCTTCCTTCCAGATAAATGTCAATGCAATTTGCCCCAGTCAAACCTACACACCAATGCTAGCCGCAACTTTGCCACCAGAAGCAGAGCAAAAACTGATTGATTCCATTCCCCTTGGACGCATCGCCTCAATGGAAGAACAAGTAAATGTGATTCTATTTTTGGCATCCCCCTTATCCAGCTACATGACGGGTGCGATCGTCGATGTTAATGGGGGACAATTATAG
- a CDS encoding AEC family transporter: MFTLENPLVMLYVRLIGWTVLGYVLGKLLPKVYTTYLGKALLFVGVPIGIVSFLRQADLSGWIVIAPTTAWVAIFVGAGLAWIWIDLGVSDERFRALSRGITSREKTVETASGTTTTLEQESAWSGPTQGSFLLAMTLGNTAFMGYPVSLALVGPQYFAWSLFYDLIGSTIAAYSVGIALASRFGSAAGNQPKPNPFISMAKTPALWSLPVGVGMRFVSLPTVVVSGMSTIAWTTVTLSLVMIGMQLSQLRTLKNIKKALTCLSIKMLLTPLVVGTGLMFFGVTGEPRLAMVLQMAMPPAFSTLVIAQAYNLDRDLTVTTLAFGVVLLLFTIPIWLWLFS; the protein is encoded by the coding sequence ATGTTTACACTAGAAAACCCCCTCGTCATGCTGTACGTGAGATTAATTGGGTGGACTGTATTGGGCTATGTATTAGGAAAACTCCTACCCAAGGTCTACACCACATATCTTGGCAAAGCCTTACTATTTGTGGGAGTTCCCATTGGTATTGTTTCTTTCTTACGTCAAGCCGATTTGTCAGGATGGATTGTCATTGCTCCAACTACCGCTTGGGTGGCTATTTTTGTCGGCGCAGGCTTGGCTTGGATTTGGATCGATCTAGGAGTGAGCGATGAAAGATTTAGAGCTTTGTCAAGGGGGATCACATCACGAGAGAAGACAGTTGAAACGGCTTCAGGTACAACTACAACCTTAGAACAGGAAAGTGCGTGGTCGGGACCCACTCAAGGGAGCTTTTTGCTTGCCATGACTTTAGGGAATACGGCTTTTATGGGATATCCCGTCAGTCTTGCCCTAGTAGGTCCACAATATTTCGCATGGTCTTTGTTTTATGACTTGATTGGTTCCACGATCGCTGCCTATTCAGTGGGAATTGCGCTAGCCAGTCGTTTTGGTAGTGCAGCAGGAAACCAACCGAAACCCAACCCGTTTATATCAATGGCAAAGACTCCAGCCCTATGGAGTTTACCAGTTGGAGTGGGAATGAGGTTTGTATCATTGCCGACTGTAGTGGTTTCAGGAATGAGTACGATCGCATGGACAACTGTTACCTTGTCACTAGTCATGATCGGGATGCAGCTAAGTCAGCTACGAACTCTCAAAAACATCAAAAAAGCCCTTACTTGTCTATCAATCAAAATGTTACTCACCCCTTTAGTGGTGGGTACAGGACTAATGTTTTTTGGAGTAACAGGAGAACCTCGTCTAGCAATGGTTTTACAAATGGCAATGCCACCAGCTTTTTCCACATTGGTGATCGCTCAAGCCTATAACCTTGATCGTGATTTAACAGTGACAACTTTAGCTTTTGGCGTAGTTCTTCTGTTATTTACAATCCCCATTTGGTTATGGTTATTTTCATAG
- a CDS encoding phosphoglycerate dehydrogenase has protein sequence MAKLLISTSSFDLKNNPTLQNLQNQGFEIVLNPYGRKLKESELVELLDDDVVGMIAGVEPITRDVLSSAKSLKVISRCGIGTDSVDLVAAEEMGIPVHITPTAPVIAVAELTVSLILATLRRISEADRLLRAGTWKPLMGRLLASQVVGLLGYGRVGNRVGQLLKAFGSKRIAYDIFCDSLFADTVCVSSLDEFLKLATVVTIHIPYNATNHHLINREFISKMQVGSILINTARGGIIDEDALYDALVSGHLAGAALDVFEEEPYSGKLLSLPQVISTPHMGSYAKEARTQMEEEASHNLFESLVSFGLAK, from the coding sequence ATGGCAAAATTACTGATCAGCACTTCTTCTTTCGATCTGAAAAACAATCCAACATTGCAGAATTTGCAAAACCAAGGATTTGAAATTGTTTTAAATCCCTATGGTAGGAAATTGAAAGAATCAGAACTTGTAGAACTTCTTGATGATGATGTTGTTGGTATGATTGCGGGTGTAGAGCCAATAACTCGCGATGTTCTCTCTTCCGCTAAGTCTTTAAAAGTAATTTCGCGTTGTGGGATTGGAACTGATAGTGTTGATCTCGTAGCAGCAGAAGAAATGGGTATTCCTGTTCATATCACACCCACAGCCCCAGTAATTGCGGTGGCTGAACTAACAGTAAGTTTAATCCTTGCTACCTTAAGACGTATTTCAGAAGCTGATCGCCTGCTCCGCGCAGGTACGTGGAAACCTTTAATGGGTAGGCTATTGGCATCTCAAGTAGTCGGGCTATTGGGCTATGGAAGAGTTGGTAATCGGGTAGGACAACTTCTCAAAGCTTTTGGATCGAAGAGAATTGCCTATGATATTTTCTGCGATTCCCTGTTTGCCGATACAGTTTGTGTTTCATCTTTAGATGAATTTCTTAAATTAGCCACTGTAGTTACAATTCACATTCCCTACAATGCTACTAACCATCATTTAATTAATCGAGAATTTATCAGCAAGATGCAGGTAGGTAGCATTTTAATCAATACGGCTAGAGGTGGGATTATTGATGAAGATGCTTTATATGATGCCCTAGTGTCAGGTCATTTAGCAGGTGCAGCCCTTGATGTATTTGAAGAGGAACCATATTCTGGAAAACTGCTAAGCCTGCCGCAAGTAATCTCGACTCCACATATGGGTTCCTATGCTAAAGAAGCCCGAACGCAGATGGAAGAAGAAGCATCTCACAATCTTTTTGAGAGCCTTGTAAGTTTTGGTTTAGCTAAATAA